aacataaaataaataataatatataaatatagtttgtatattaaatatttgctccgcgcaaggcgcggaacTTAACCTAGTAGTATATTGTATCCAATTATTAAAGTTTCAAGACCAATGTTCAAATCGCAATGTGGCACAAGGCTTTCGAATTATCTACTAGGCGGATTATATGGAGCCTAGGCAGGGCCTAAACATTAAcaagttattaatttattttatgtgtatttgacatttatataaaatatcatagtttttaggtttaattatacaattattttgataaatatcaaaattaaaaatataaattagacaAAGTTCTGGATTTGTActaacattattaattaatttaacaaaTAAGCCGATTTAGATCGATTTAAACTGGTTTAAAATGGTTTAAACCGGTTTCAATCGTAATTTTAAGAGAAACGTTTTGGATAGAAAAGATTTGATGCCTAGGCTCTGCTAGAACCATGCTCAAGACTAGTGTTCTAGAAATTACTAGACGGTGGTTATGTTTCTTATAGAAGATTATTGCTTAGGCGGGTACTTATGCTGAATTTTTGAAcgctttaaaaaaatcatttcgttTGTACCCGATTTGTCGACTAGGTGGGTGCCAAGGCGCTGCCAATGCtaatttttagaacactgctTAAGACTATTAAATCACAGAGTATTTACAcgttatatataaaagaaagacTACATATTTAGGTAATTGGTCTTCCTTCAATATCAACTGTTCTTTTTTCATAAACACAATTGTGCCTTACCGTTTTCCACGAGACCGTGAGTATAATATATGtgtgaaaatcattaattgcatATACATACATATTGGTGTGATAGATGGAACAGCAATGTCTTGTTTTTTTATTCTAGTGTTTTTAGAACCGACCAGACCCAGGGTGGAACCGAATTTAACTGTGAACAAGAGACGTAGCCTAGTTAGGTTGATGGTAAAATGCGAAAGAAATTAAACCAGATAAATACTGCATAAACCCgacaaaaacccaaaaaccaGCAAACCATTATTAGTTTGGAACCGGgtttgaatattaaatataaaatttttagttttaattagacaattacttttatttcataaaatactttttatttaacaaTAGGTATTATCttatagatatatgatttttCAAAAGAGTTTTCGGAGATTTTTAACTTCCATCATTTTTACCTTTTAAGATTTTAACCATTTATAAAGTTATTACAAGCTACAACTATAAGTCCGTCGAATCAAAAAAAGTACAACTTAGTGatttatttttcactttattTTGTATTCCAATTGATTTCTATTAGTGATAATTTTCCTTATCGTTTCATGTACTTTTGAgttgttaatattatttgtattttattacaCAATAGAATATAATTCAAGTGTCTCACTTTCTaaactttaaaattatgaaatgtttTAGTTGATATTTTCTattgaatttatatacatttgcactaaatattatattcataacTCATAAgtatttatgatattattatcaAACCAAGTTAAACCCGGTTCGACCATATTAAAACATGACCCAAAAGTTTTCTGATTCGATTATCGATCCcggttttaaaaaaatcagttctcttcttcttttttccttcTATTACCTTTTCATCCTTGTATTTCTATTTTCACTGAACTGACTTCAAATCATACTGCCTAATTCTCCATccggttaacaaaaaaaagtcttGTTTTAATATTTGGTTGCTTCGTAAGCTTCTCTTAGCAACCAGCAACCAGATTGGTTGACAAACATGGCATCATAAGTCATAACATGGGAGTGAtgaatttatttaaattctacGGTTGAGTTTAAGTagtttagatttaaattttgtatattaatataaaacatataaaacagAATTTTAAGATACAATTTTGTTCAAATAATTACTTTATGTCAAAAACCCACATGGTCGCCTCAGCGACAAAATCATTCTAcatgtttaagatttttttgtcaaccttaCATTAATTACATCATGCTTACTTCTAAGCCTTGGAATAAGATTCACACCAAAATTGTTATCCCTTTTATTTTCACATTATCATACAACCATATTGGAGTACTTTCCATCATATTCAAGGGGCGCCATAACAAATGAAACAAAGATATAATTAAAAGTTTGACCAACAAGAAAAGATAAGAATACAAATCTAGTTGTCCAATTAGGAATGTATCAGTTTTTGTTTGGACcaatcatatataataaaataaaaatcagtaacaaacaaaaaaaagttattcattgaaaaatcaaaacttacaaaaacaaaaacaaacaataagaaaacaaagaagaataaaaaaaacaaagaagaataaATTAAGGGAGAAAATATGTAAGCATAATGTACAGAAAACGacatcatatttttaattttttatgaaGTAGGAAGGTTGATTTGAATTCTGATGAGGAGACCCGGGAAGACATCATCCGGGTCATGGATATGCGGGTTACGCTCCACGATAAACGGGTCGCCGCACTTGTCGCTGATGCTATGAAGCGTCTCCCCTTCCTCAACCATATATATCTCCTCACATGGCCTCTCCATCATTTGCTTCCCTCTCCAAACctcacagcttcttcttccctTCTTCTCCGTCGACGCCGGAAGATTATCTTCACCATCTCCGAGGAGCTGACCGTTTCTGACCGAGCCCGCCAGTGTTAGGACCAGCAGTGCGGCCAGAGAGTAACACAGGACTGTGTTTGATCTCGACATCATGAATATGGTTCTAACAGGACACAGAGAGGGAGGGACAATTTGTAATGTTAGAAACAAAtgtgttttgttctttttcagGCGTGAGACGTGTTTGTATATACCCATACTATagttatgacatatatatagggGCGGACGAACATTATGCGGTTAGGATCACGTGTCTTCTActtcttttttcttaattaatttgAATGATTTTGATTAAAATCTTCCTACATAGTGAACATAGAAAAGTGCCCCCTGGtctagattttaattttaattttaatactgTATTCTgactaaaaatgtttataaatccGCCCATGCATATATATGTGGTGTAGTAATAAGCAATCACTATAGGCACCATTGATTAAATAATTTCTCAATGGTTGATTAATCAAGCAGAAGTCACTAAAAATAAAGAAGCAGTATTCTACTTACAATCATAATTAAACTTAGAAAATGATAGAAACGTTATGGCCATGAAATCCATGATGGGTTAACTTTTGGATTTATCTAAAAACAATTTGGATTTATCTCGTGTTATTCCTATGGACCCTTGGATTTAACTATTTAGTCATGATATATATACAGTAGGCATATGCAAAGAATCGCACCATCCGGTTAAAGTGTAAGAGAAGAATTAAAAACGTATCACTCCACGGTAGAAAAGTTCATCGACCATTTTTTTACAGAACCAGAATACATATAAATTCTAAAGCAAAATGTAATCCTTCACACTAGAACGTCGCGTCGCTAGACTTTTGTTTATTGATTTACCAATTACCAGCAAGTCGAGTCTTTGATCGGCTTAATTTCGAATCCTTTATATCGTCATATTTTAACTAAAGCCAGTAGgtgattaatgttttttttttgtaggtggGTGATCAATGTAGAGCCGGCTGTTTGCATCTCAACGGTCTCGCTTTCGAAATGATTGTATTACACCGTATTCTTGAAAATAACATGTTTCTTCACTGTGTGTATTGTATTTTTCCGCAagcttttttttctaaacaaaagaCTAGACTGAAAATTTACAAAATGAATCATGATTTCAAAGATTTTCAGAATCAGAATTTTACAAAGAAAACAATACTCAGAAGTCAgatttttaaatacattttttgagaattttcttttaatttaatattaagaatatATACCAACTTTGCATCATCCCAGTTATCatcaaaatacaatataaaCATATTCCAGGAAGTCGGTATTGTGGATTACTTTCGGTTATATCTCTCTTTTTCTGTTAAAAAACTTTCAGTTATTTATATCTGAATTCTTTGAAGATCACAATAATATGAAAAAGACACAAATAACACGCACCCTGTGGGACAGATTCAGTCCCTCCCGTGTAACTAGCGCCATATAGTTTTGTAAGGTGTTGTGCTTGTGACATCTGGAAGTTTCCTTCGTATTGATTGGAAAGAAaggaaacaagaaaatataagaaagagatattattatctatttttGCTAAATGGGTCGGCCGACATACAACTAGGTCggcaaataaaatacatatgtaATAACtgataagaaaatatagaaaatacagaaaatcaAAGAAAGCACAACAAAATGGCGGATATGTAATGGGAAAGACTACACAACGCCAAACAGGCAAACACTGTCAACAAAGCCATTGAATATATGGAGGAATGGAGAGGTATAAAAGAGGAGGAAATTGCAGAGGTTAAACGCCCCATCAGCAACAACCGGAACATCAAATGGAAACCCCCACCACAACAATGCATCAAGTGCAATACATATGGCGCTTGGAGTAAAGATAGACAGAGAAGTGGAGTAAAATTGGGTGAATCGAGACCATATGGGAAGGTTGCTATGGGCGGGAGCCAAGAGCTTTCAGAGACTAGGATCAACCAATATATAGAAACGGAGGCAGTAGCACTCAATTGGGCAGTTCAAACGATGCGAAGTCTAGGTACAAGCAGGTAATCTACGAAACTGACTCTTTGGTGTTGCCAAAAATGATCGCAGGAAGTGAAAAGATATGGCCAAAACTTAAACCGATCATCCAAGACCAAACCCAATCACTTTCTGAATTGCCAGGCTCCATTGTGTAGAACTATCCTATGAGAGAGTAACAAAGTAGGCTTTTcgtcaatgtttttaaaccagATCCAAACGCTGAACGGACAACTTAGAAccgtaaattaataaattaattaattttgttatataataatatattaactagaaactaaagtttaatattttttaaataatttttaaaacataaaataatagtttggatatgtatattatttatgtttaaaaaacatttaaaaaatacttaactttagttttgatatttatattttcatttgacatataaaatatcaaaaaacagtttatactatttaaaattttctgtaaCAAGGTAAGAgttatgatattttaaaaaatcaaagcataaaattcataaatatttaaatgcctaatgtgaataataaattaaacttcaaatccaaaataaacaaaaactaaaagataaaattgatttttgcggatgcgggtgatTGCGGATGCGGGTGATTGCGGTTtttagcggttttaagagatttgtacgattcGTTATGCAGTTAGAA
The Brassica napus cultivar Da-Ae chromosome A1, Da-Ae, whole genome shotgun sequence DNA segment above includes these coding regions:
- the LOC106375212 gene encoding uncharacterized protein LOC106375212, producing the protein MGIYKHVSRLKKNKTHLFLTLQIVPPSLCPVRTIFMMSRSNTVLCYSLAALLVLTLAGSVRNGQLLGDGEDNLPASTEKKGRRSCEVWRGKQMMERPCEEIYMVEEGETLHSISDKCGDPFIVERNPHIHDPDDVFPGLLIRIQINLPTS